The Phacochoerus africanus isolate WHEZ1 chromosome X, ROS_Pafr_v1, whole genome shotgun sequence genome has a segment encoding these proteins:
- the LDOC1 gene encoding protein LDOC1 isoform X1 has protein sequence MVDELVLLLHALLMRHRALSIENSQLMEQLRLLVCERATLLRQVRPPSCPVPFPETFNGESSRLPEFIVQTASYMLVNENRFCNDAMKVAFLISLLTGEAEEWVVPYIEMDSPILGDYRAFLDEMKQCFGWDDDEEDDEEDEEADY, from the coding sequence ATGGTGGACGAGCTGGTACTGCTGCTGCACGCGCTCCTGATGCGGCACCGCGCCTTGAGCATCGAGAACAGCCAGCTCATGGAACAGCTGCGGCTGCTGGTGTGCGAGAGGGCCACCCTACTGCGCCAGGTACGTCCGCCGAGCTGCCCGGTGCCCTTCCCCGAAACGTTTAACGGTGAGAGCTCCCGCCTCCCTGAGTTTATCGTGCAGACGGCGTCTTACATGCTCGTCAACGAGAACCGGTTCTGCAACGACGCCATGAAGGTGGCATTCCTAATCAGCCTGCTCACCGGGGAAGCCGAAGAGTGGGTGGTGCCCTACATTGAGATGGATAGCCCCATCCTAGGTGATTACCGGGCCTTCCTCGATGAGATGAAGCAGTGTTTTGGCTGGGATGACGACGAAGAAGACGAcgaagaagatgaagaagctgattACTAG
- the LDOC1 gene encoding protein LDOC1 isoform X2 → MVDELVLLLHALLMRHRALSIENSQLMEQLRLLVCERATLLRQTASYMLVNENRFCNDAMKVAFLISLLTGEAEEWVVPYIEMDSPILGDYRAFLDEMKQCFGWDDDEEDDEEDEEADY, encoded by the exons ATGGTGGACGAGCTGGTACTGCTGCTGCACGCGCTCCTGATGCGGCACCGCGCCTTGAGCATCGAGAACAGCCAGCTCATGGAACAGCTGCGGCTGCTGGTGTGCGAGAGGGCCACCCTACTGCGCCAG ACGGCGTCTTACATGCTCGTCAACGAGAACCGGTTCTGCAACGACGCCATGAAGGTGGCATTCCTAATCAGCCTGCTCACCGGGGAAGCCGAAGAGTGGGTGGTGCCCTACATTGAGATGGATAGCCCCATCCTAGGTGATTACCGGGCCTTCCTCGATGAGATGAAGCAGTGTTTTGGCTGGGATGACGACGAAGAAGACGAcgaagaagatgaagaagctgattACTAG